The following nucleotide sequence is from Dehalococcoidia bacterium.
CGCCCCAGCGGCCCGCGACCTTCCATGCCAGGACCAGTAAAGTGGCCACGGCGAAGAGCATCGGATTCGTGCTCGCGGAGCCGGCCATCATGAAGTTCCAGTTCATGAGCGACCCCAGGAAAGCGGCGATGCCCACGAACGCTCCGATGATAAGGGCGAC
It contains:
- a CDS encoding DoxX family protein, with protein sequence VALIIGAFVGIAAFLGSLMNWNFMMAGSASTNPMLFAVATLLVLAWKVAGRWGVDRWLLPALGTPWGPGKVFGNGKQTSPGRAQEQAVG